A genomic window from Algoriphagus sp. Y33 includes:
- a CDS encoding type I restriction-modification system subunit M, which yields MSKIITQKDINDAVWRACDTFRGSIDPSVYKDYVLTMLFVKYLSDVNDDTEEEYLKKYHGDQERAKRAMRHERFIVPEHSHFKYLYANRNAVNIGELIDIALVDLEEANRQKLYSEDGAGIFKNISFNSSVLGEPKDKNNRLKNLLLDFNKPELDLRPSHLSGVDIIGGAYEYLISNFASDAGKKAGEFFTPSEVSTLLAKLTKSAPGSRICDPTCGSGSLLIKAGQEVGSSNFSLYGQEANGSTWALAVMNMFLHGFDNATIRWGDTIRNPKLKEGDSLMKFDTVVANPPFSLDKWGKIEDKDGEITTVTWDPETDLYNRFWRGVPPKSKGDWAFITHMIETTYEGKGKVGVVVPHGVLFRGSSEGRIRQKTIEENLLEAVIGLPANLFFGTGIPAAILIFNRDKKQGKSVLFIDASQHYAAAKNQNKLRDSDIKHIVDTYRNFNEGKSQPGVVEDKFSYVATFEEIKENDFNLNIPRYVDTFEEEPEVDIQAVQEEISRLEGELKVVQLEMKKYLDELIKK from the coding sequence ATGAGTAAAATAATAACGCAAAAAGACATCAACGACGCGGTCTGGAGAGCCTGTGATACGTTCCGTGGAAGCATTGACCCCAGTGTCTATAAGGATTATGTGTTGACCATGCTTTTTGTCAAATACCTGAGTGATGTGAATGATGACACAGAAGAGGAATACTTAAAAAAATATCACGGAGACCAAGAGCGTGCAAAGCGAGCCATGCGTCACGAGCGATTTATTGTTCCAGAGCATAGCCATTTTAAGTATTTGTATGCCAACAGAAATGCGGTAAATATTGGAGAGTTGATAGATATTGCCCTTGTGGACCTGGAAGAAGCCAATCGCCAAAAGCTGTATAGTGAAGATGGAGCAGGGATTTTTAAAAATATCAGCTTCAATAGCAGTGTATTGGGAGAGCCAAAGGATAAAAACAACCGACTCAAAAATCTACTTTTGGACTTCAATAAGCCTGAGTTGGATTTGAGGCCATCTCATCTTTCTGGGGTAGATATCATTGGGGGAGCTTATGAGTACTTGATTTCCAACTTTGCTTCCGATGCAGGAAAGAAGGCGGGTGAGTTCTTTACACCAAGTGAAGTCTCCACTTTGTTGGCTAAGTTGACTAAATCAGCACCAGGTTCAAGGATATGTGATCCTACATGTGGATCTGGATCCTTGCTGATCAAGGCAGGTCAGGAGGTTGGTTCGTCTAATTTCTCGCTCTACGGTCAGGAAGCTAATGGTAGTACCTGGGCTTTGGCGGTAATGAATATGTTTTTGCACGGATTTGATAATGCTACCATCAGATGGGGAGACACCATACGGAATCCTAAACTGAAAGAAGGGGATTCTCTGATGAAGTTTGATACTGTGGTTGCTAATCCACCTTTCTCCTTGGATAAATGGGGGAAAATCGAGGATAAAGATGGAGAAATAACTACGGTAACTTGGGACCCTGAAACGGATCTATATAATCGTTTTTGGAGAGGGGTGCCACCAAAGAGTAAAGGCGATTGGGCATTTATCACCCATATGATCGAAACGACCTATGAGGGAAAGGGGAAGGTTGGAGTGGTTGTTCCTCATGGAGTACTTTTTCGAGGAAGTTCTGAAGGACGTATAAGACAGAAAACCATTGAGGAGAATCTGCTGGAAGCAGTGATCGGTCTTCCGGCAAACTTATTTTTTGGAACGGGTATTCCAGCAGCAATCCTGATTTTCAACCGGGATAAAAAGCAGGGTAAGAGCGTCTTATTCATAGATGCTTCTCAACATTATGCTGCTGCCAAAAATCAAAATAAGCTTCGGGATTCGGATATCAAGCATATTGTAGATACGTACCGGAATTTTAATGAAGGTAAATCCCAGCCTGGTGTGGTAGAGGATAAATTCAGCTATGTCGCCACATTTGAGGAGATCAAGGAGAATGACTTTAACCTGAATATTCCACGATATGTGGACACCTTTGAGGAGGAACCTGAAGTGGATATCCAAGCGGTGCAAGAGGAGATCAGCAGATTGGAGGGAGAGTTGAAAGTAGTTCAGTTGGAAATGAAAAAGTATTTAGATGAATTAATTAAAAAATAG
- a CDS encoding DUF3800 domain-containing protein produces MTKTFNFYCDESCHLENDGQPYMMIGYVSSAYNQVKMHSQNIRQIKEEHGVFSEVKWSKLSKSAYPLYNELIEYFFATDLQYRAIVIDKSKLRHADFSQDHDDFYYKMYFQLLSKKLVPEYGHNIYLDIKDTRSAKKVNGLRSFLSSNLIQVRNLQNIRSHESELMQLADIITGALSYHLRGLDQVIAKNKIIEKIQQHCRLPLTQSTPRDHQKFNLFFIDLK; encoded by the coding sequence ATGACCAAAACCTTCAATTTCTACTGCGATGAAAGCTGTCATTTAGAGAATGACGGTCAGCCCTATATGATGATCGGCTATGTCAGCAGTGCCTACAATCAGGTGAAAATGCACTCCCAAAATATCCGCCAGATTAAGGAAGAACATGGGGTGTTTTCGGAAGTGAAGTGGAGCAAGCTGTCCAAGTCTGCCTATCCGCTGTATAATGAGCTGATCGAGTACTTTTTTGCGACAGATCTCCAGTATAGGGCTATCGTGATCGACAAGAGCAAACTTCGTCATGCGGATTTTTCCCAAGACCATGACGATTTCTACTACAAAATGTATTTTCAGCTTTTGAGTAAGAAACTGGTGCCGGAATATGGTCATAATATCTACCTGGATATCAAGGATACCCGAAGTGCCAAGAAGGTAAACGGTCTCCGGTCTTTCCTTTCTTCCAATCTAATCCAGGTCCGAAACCTTCAGAATATCCGCTCCCACGAAAGTGAGCTGATGCAACTGGCGGATATTATTACGGGAGCTTTGTCTTACCACCTGCGAGGATTGGATCAGGTGATTGCCAAAAACAAAATCATCGAAAAGATCCAACAGCATTGCAGGCTTCCCCTGACTCAGTCTACCCCCAGGGATCATCAGAAGTTCAATCTTTTCTTTATAGATCTGAAGTGA
- a CDS encoding restriction endonuclease subunit S, with the protein MGKVFFNKEIPSDWDIKKFEDIAEIDKESLKSSTSKDYEFDYISLSDVDSGDFKIETTRQTFVTSPTRARRVVRKGDILMSTVRPNLQGFSIIKDEVKDLIASTGFAVITASKCNNEFLFQYLFSSWVSRQFYLLLVGSNYPAINSSDVRRLQIPLPPLPEQHAIAQVLGTIDQSILTTERLIAQKELRKKWLMQNLLTGKMRLKGFDGEWKFISISNLFIPVNRYVDWNESELYKLISIRRRNGGVFYRDPLFGYQIGVKKLKTVLKNDFLISKRQVSHGAWAIINSDFNKAKVSDEYVCLEIADKKIITADFCKWYCQFPILTHYANVDSDGVHIEKSIFDYDLFKKRKVLIPDTIEEQTAIAELLKTADKEIKLLKAMAEKLREQKKGLMQQLLTGKKRLV; encoded by the coding sequence ATGGGAAAGGTGTTCTTTAATAAAGAAATCCCTAGTGATTGGGATATAAAAAAATTTGAAGATATCGCTGAAATAGATAAAGAAAGTCTTAAGAGTAGTACTTCCAAGGATTACGAGTTCGATTACATTTCACTTTCTGATGTTGACTCTGGTGATTTCAAAATTGAAACAACAAGACAAACATTTGTCACTTCGCCTACAAGAGCAAGAAGAGTCGTCAGAAAAGGAGATATATTGATGTCAACTGTTCGCCCCAATCTTCAAGGTTTCTCCATAATTAAAGATGAAGTGAAGGATTTAATCGCTTCAACTGGATTTGCAGTGATCACAGCGAGTAAATGCAACAATGAATTTTTATTCCAGTACCTGTTTAGTTCATGGGTTTCAAGGCAATTTTATCTATTGCTGGTTGGGTCTAATTATCCTGCAATAAATTCTTCAGATGTAAGAAGACTTCAAATCCCCCTCCCACCTCTTCCCGAGCAACACGCCATAGCCCAAGTGCTGGGGACGATCGATCAGTCTATTCTGACTACTGAGCGCCTGATCGCCCAAAAAGAACTCCGCAAAAAATGGCTCATGCAGAATCTACTGACGGGGAAGATGAGGTTGAAGGGATTTGATGGAGAGTGGAAGTTTATTTCTATTTCAAATCTTTTTATTCCGGTTAATAGATATGTCGATTGGAACGAAAGCGAGCTATATAAATTAATAAGTATTCGCAGGAGGAATGGTGGTGTTTTTTATCGAGACCCTCTTTTTGGATATCAAATAGGAGTTAAGAAATTGAAAACCGTTCTAAAAAATGATTTCTTGATTTCAAAACGACAAGTCTCACATGGTGCTTGGGCCATTATTAATTCCGACTTTAATAAAGCAAAGGTTTCAGACGAGTATGTTTGTCTAGAAATTGCAGATAAAAAAATAATCACAGCTGATTTTTGTAAGTGGTATTGCCAATTTCCAATTCTTACTCATTATGCAAATGTAGACTCAGATGGTGTGCATATTGAAAAGTCAATCTTTGATTATGATCTTTTCAAGAAAAGAAAGGTATTAATACCAGATACCATTGAAGAACAAACCGCCATTGCCGAGTTGCTGAAAACGGCAGATAAAGAAATCAAGTTACTCAAAGCTATGGCGGAGAAACTCAGGGAGCAGAAGAAGGGATTAATGCAGCAGTTGTTAACAGGTAAAAAGAGATTGGTATGA
- a CDS encoding nucleotidyltransferase → MLSKDQRDQFSEILEELGKTLDITEKQYNSAVQSYNAVGSWLSSPDSTLAPYRPEILPQGSFMLGTMIRPICDDDDLDIDLACQLKGKNPNWTQEDLKNKVGDRLKAHGTYEDMIDEEGRRCWTLLYRQDSGNTRERYHMDILPSIVDFGYRMILEKAFSVKEFEDVEQLGIRITDRDDDGYKWDTNHLNWLKSNPFGYGRWFFNRASLDLEKSFSLRESVAPVPKYQNEKLPLQRVVQILKRHRDMMFNGDENKPISIVITTLAARAYQKETDILSALMNVVRGMRSQIEERWSSEYVKFIKWVSNPVNDKNENFADRWQQFPEREDSFFNWLDEVEKDVNLIVSKRGDLRLIKESMEKPFGKELIEKSFSAYGANQLKSRNDGLMKMASGSGMLGSTGITVKRHDFHGDES, encoded by the coding sequence ATGCTTTCAAAAGATCAAAGAGATCAGTTTAGTGAAATTTTAGAAGAGCTTGGTAAGACTCTGGATATTACTGAAAAACAATATAATTCAGCCGTGCAAAGTTATAATGCGGTCGGTTCTTGGTTGTCTAGCCCTGATTCTACTTTGGCACCCTACCGCCCCGAAATTTTGCCTCAAGGCTCATTTATGTTGGGTACCATGATTAGACCCATTTGCGATGACGATGACTTGGATATTGACCTAGCGTGTCAGCTTAAAGGGAAGAATCCTAACTGGACCCAAGAAGATTTAAAGAATAAAGTTGGCGATCGATTGAAAGCTCATGGTACCTATGAAGATATGATAGATGAAGAAGGTAGGCGATGTTGGACATTATTATACAGGCAAGATTCTGGGAATACACGAGAGAGGTATCATATGGATATTTTACCATCCATTGTTGATTTTGGTTATAGGATGATTCTGGAAAAAGCTTTTTCAGTGAAAGAGTTTGAAGATGTAGAACAGCTAGGAATTAGGATTACAGATCGAGACGATGATGGATATAAATGGGATACAAATCATTTGAACTGGCTTAAAAGCAACCCTTTTGGTTATGGTAGATGGTTTTTTAATCGAGCCAGTTTAGATCTTGAAAAGTCTTTTTCCTTAAGAGAATCAGTTGCTCCAGTACCAAAATATCAGAATGAAAAATTGCCATTGCAGCGTGTGGTTCAAATTCTCAAAAGGCATCGAGACATGATGTTTAATGGTGACGAAAACAAGCCAATATCAATTGTTATCACAACACTTGCTGCTCGAGCTTATCAGAAGGAAACAGATATACTTTCTGCATTAATGAATGTTGTAAGGGGAATGAGAAGTCAAATCGAGGAACGATGGTCTAGTGAGTACGTTAAGTTTATCAAATGGGTATCAAACCCTGTGAACGATAAAAATGAGAATTTTGCAGATAGGTGGCAGCAGTTTCCAGAGCGAGAAGATTCATTTTTCAATTGGTTAGATGAGGTTGAAAAAGACGTGAATTTGATTGTTTCAAAACGAGGAGATTTGAGATTGATTAAGGAATCAATGGAAAAACCATTTGGAAAAGAATTAATCGAAAAATCCTTCAGTGCATATGGAGCAAATCAATTAAAATCCAGAAATGACGGATTGATGAAAATGGCCTCAGGTTCTGGAATGCTGGGCAGTACCGGGATTACTGTCAAAAGACACGATTTTCATGGGGATGAAAGTTAA
- a CDS encoding type I restriction endonuclease subunit R, which yields MDTPSFKEDHISQIPAIQWLCKLGFEYLPEGEAFKLRGGKTTQVLLEEVLRRQLRLINSEKKVSSSRNTYISEANIENGIRKLQEIPLNEGYIHSTEIIYNLLTLGMAVEQTVDGDRKSFTLQYIDWENPQNNKFQVSEEFKVLRSNGKDHYIPDLVIFINGIPIVILECKRPDMKEPIKQAISQHLRNQQEDGIRNFYVYAQLLVSLANQETSYATNGTPLKFWAQWKEKISSDLKRKEYEDQLRVIKKEKLDPTTHQKLFSDRFSYVKRYFEDLEKGEVQFTAQDEFLFNLCRPERLFDLIYNFILFDGGTKKVTRYQQYFAVKKTLARLKVLVKDAKGRDRREGGVIWHTQGSGKSLTMVMMAQAIAMEKSILNPKIILVTDRTDLDRQITSTFRKCGMAVNNASTGTQLVHLLESPSDAVVTTIINKFTAAIKKIQKPLENPNIFVLIDEGHRTQHGTFNIEMQKTLPNACFIAMTGTPLFKKEKSTAAKFGGMIDAYTVDEAVKDGAVVPLLYEGRLPYLKVNSGPLDRFFDMVSEPFNDREKADFKRKFSRADQINSAEQRIYVTCWDISRHFRDNWQGTGFKAMLVCDKKLSAIKYKDILDEIGLVSSEVLISPIDDREGEDNAYEQSSDKVQRFWKKMMQEHGSAKKYESQVISRFQNLPDPEIIIVVDKLLTGFDEPKNTVLYLTRNLKDHKLLQAIARVNRVEEGKDFGFVIDYYGVIENLDDALKMYAAFQEFDELDMEGTLVNIEVEINRLPQRHSELWDIFKSVKNTRDAEAYQLILRDESVRVIFYDKLTSYGKSLKLALSTISFHERTDPKEIDRYKSDLLFFMKLRVAVVARFSDRIDYSRYEEQIQKLLDTHVTAEEVEPITDLVNIFDKDSFASEVEKTVGEAAKADKIASRTAKYISEKMDEDPAFYKKFSQLLSQTIADYEARRISETQYLQKTKNVMDAVLNHTDSDIPELLKDESVAAAFYGLTKVFLDEKISNTDALKSICETSALKINQLIKAEVFGQGQSPIVEWESKREITGKLIIEIGDYLIDEVRDKHAREISYSEIDSLAERILAVAKKRYRS from the coding sequence ATGGATACTCCCAGTTTCAAAGAAGATCATATTTCACAGATTCCTGCAATACAATGGCTCTGCAAACTTGGGTTTGAGTACCTGCCGGAAGGAGAGGCTTTTAAACTGCGTGGAGGAAAAACTACCCAGGTTTTGCTGGAAGAGGTACTTCGAAGGCAACTTCGTTTGATTAATTCTGAAAAGAAAGTCAGTTCCAGTCGTAACACTTACATCAGCGAAGCAAATATTGAAAACGGAATCCGAAAACTTCAGGAGATTCCTTTGAACGAAGGCTATATCCATTCCACCGAAATAATCTATAACCTGCTGACTTTGGGAATGGCCGTGGAGCAGACTGTGGATGGAGATCGGAAAAGTTTTACCCTACAGTACATAGATTGGGAAAATCCCCAAAACAATAAGTTTCAGGTTTCAGAAGAATTCAAAGTCTTACGTAGCAACGGCAAAGATCATTACATTCCGGATCTAGTGATTTTTATCAACGGAATTCCCATTGTGATCCTAGAGTGTAAGCGACCGGACATGAAGGAGCCGATCAAGCAGGCTATCTCCCAACATTTGAGAAATCAGCAGGAGGACGGGATTAGAAATTTTTATGTGTATGCCCAGCTGCTGGTATCATTGGCAAACCAAGAAACAAGCTATGCTACCAATGGTACTCCGTTGAAATTTTGGGCGCAGTGGAAAGAAAAGATTTCATCCGATTTGAAAAGGAAGGAATATGAGGATCAATTAAGGGTAATCAAAAAAGAGAAACTAGATCCTACCACACACCAGAAACTGTTTTCGGATCGCTTTTCCTATGTCAAGCGATATTTTGAAGACTTGGAGAAGGGAGAAGTACAATTTACGGCGCAAGATGAGTTTTTATTCAATTTATGCCGACCGGAGAGGCTTTTTGATTTGATATACAACTTTATTCTGTTTGATGGAGGTACGAAGAAGGTCACTCGATATCAGCAGTACTTTGCAGTCAAGAAGACATTGGCACGTCTTAAGGTTTTAGTAAAAGATGCAAAAGGTAGGGATCGACGAGAAGGTGGGGTGATTTGGCATACACAGGGAAGTGGTAAATCTCTTACGATGGTCATGATGGCGCAGGCGATTGCCATGGAAAAAAGCATTTTGAATCCAAAAATCATTTTGGTAACGGATCGGACGGATCTGGATAGACAAATTACCAGTACGTTTCGAAAATGTGGGATGGCAGTTAATAATGCGTCGACGGGAACGCAACTGGTACATTTGCTCGAAAGTCCAAGTGATGCTGTAGTCACCACAATAATCAATAAATTCACCGCTGCAATAAAGAAGATTCAAAAGCCGCTGGAAAATCCGAATATTTTTGTTTTGATAGACGAAGGACATCGGACCCAGCATGGAACCTTCAATATAGAAATGCAAAAGACCCTGCCAAATGCATGTTTTATTGCGATGACAGGTACTCCTCTTTTCAAGAAAGAGAAGAGTACAGCTGCCAAATTTGGGGGAATGATCGATGCCTACACTGTAGATGAAGCCGTGAAAGATGGGGCGGTCGTCCCACTCTTGTATGAGGGGAGATTGCCATATCTAAAAGTGAATTCAGGCCCTCTAGATCGATTTTTTGATATGGTTTCAGAGCCTTTTAATGATAGGGAAAAGGCTGATTTCAAGCGGAAATTTAGCCGTGCTGACCAGATCAACTCTGCTGAGCAAAGAATTTATGTGACCTGCTGGGATATCAGTAGACACTTTAGGGACAATTGGCAAGGAACAGGGTTTAAAGCTATGTTGGTCTGCGACAAAAAGCTAAGCGCAATCAAATACAAAGACATCTTGGATGAAATAGGACTGGTAAGCTCTGAAGTTTTGATTTCACCCATTGACGACCGGGAAGGAGAAGACAATGCCTATGAGCAAAGCAGTGACAAAGTGCAAAGGTTTTGGAAAAAGATGATGCAGGAGCATGGATCTGCCAAAAAGTACGAGAGCCAAGTGATCAGTCGCTTTCAAAACCTGCCTGATCCAGAAATTATTATTGTCGTAGATAAACTTTTGACGGGCTTTGATGAACCCAAAAACACGGTTCTTTATTTGACCAGAAATCTCAAAGATCACAAACTGCTCCAGGCTATTGCCCGTGTGAATCGAGTAGAAGAAGGTAAAGATTTCGGATTTGTGATAGACTATTATGGAGTCATTGAAAATTTGGACGATGCATTGAAGATGTATGCTGCTTTTCAGGAGTTTGATGAGCTCGATATGGAAGGAACACTGGTGAATATAGAGGTAGAGATCAACAGACTTCCGCAGAGGCATTCTGAACTTTGGGATATTTTTAAAAGTGTAAAAAACACAAGGGATGCGGAGGCTTATCAGCTTATCTTGCGTGACGAGTCAGTTAGGGTGATTTTTTATGACAAGCTCACTTCTTACGGTAAAAGTTTGAAACTTGCTCTTTCGACCATTTCCTTTCATGAGAGAACTGACCCAAAGGAAATCGATCGGTACAAATCCGATCTGCTTTTTTTTATGAAGCTACGTGTCGCAGTTGTTGCCAGGTTTTCTGACAGGATAGATTATAGTCGATATGAAGAGCAGATTCAAAAACTGCTAGATACTCATGTGACTGCAGAGGAGGTAGAGCCCATTACTGATTTGGTCAATATTTTTGACAAAGACAGTTTTGCTAGTGAAGTTGAGAAGACGGTGGGAGAGGCAGCGAAAGCAGACAAAATTGCCAGCCGGACAGCCAAGTATATTTCCGAAAAGATGGATGAAGATCCCGCTTTTTATAAGAAGTTTTCTCAACTCTTATCCCAAACAATTGCCGACTATGAGGCGAGGAGGATTTCGGAAACCCAATATCTTCAAAAGACAAAAAATGTCATGGATGCGGTGCTCAATCATACAGACTCGGACATTCCCGAGCTGCTTAAGGACGAGTCGGTGGCAGCTGCTTTTTATGGATTGACCAAGGTGTTTTTGGATGAAAAGATTTCCAACACCGATGCGCTAAAGTCTATCTGCGAAACTTCCGCATTGAAAATAAATCAGCTTATAAAAGCGGAGGTTTTTGGTCAGGGGCAGAGCCCTATTGTGGAGTGGGAGTCCAAAAGAGAGATTACCGGTAAACTTATTATCGAGATAGGGGACTACCTGATAGATGAAGTCCGTGATAAACATGCGAGGGAGATTTCCTACTCAGAGATCGATTCCTTGGCTGAAAGAATCTTGGCCGTTGCCAAAAAACGCTATCGATCATGA
- a CDS encoding M48 family metallopeptidase produces the protein MKDSIQFGSRVIDYEVSFSDRKTLGITVTPTSEVLVKAPAFANREKIRQVLQKRAAWIIKQQSFFLSFQPRLTERNYVSGETHLYLGRQYRLMIEEASQDSVKLLHGEIRVETTDRDKVKELMKAWYLQLARKKFEKIASELILKFRSEGVAPDSVVIRDMALRWGSCTPKGKIILNPELIKAPKGCIEYVIIHELCHLVHPDHSPAFFRLQSRYMPDWEKWKEKLERMMA, from the coding sequence ATGAAAGATTCAATTCAGTTTGGTTCTAGGGTGATCGATTATGAAGTGAGTTTTTCGGATCGGAAAACCTTGGGAATAACTGTCACACCTACCTCCGAAGTCTTGGTCAAAGCACCTGCCTTCGCCAACAGAGAAAAGATTAGACAGGTTTTGCAGAAACGTGCTGCATGGATTATAAAGCAGCAGAGTTTCTTTTTGTCATTCCAGCCGAGACTAACAGAGCGTAACTATGTAAGCGGAGAGACTCATCTATATCTGGGAAGGCAGTACCGATTGATGATAGAAGAGGCAAGTCAGGATTCGGTGAAGTTACTTCATGGAGAAATTCGTGTAGAGACTACAGATCGTGATAAAGTGAAAGAATTGATGAAGGCTTGGTATCTACAACTAGCTCGGAAGAAATTTGAGAAAATTGCTTCTGAGTTAATTCTAAAATTTAGATCAGAAGGTGTGGCTCCAGATTCAGTGGTCATACGAGATATGGCTTTGAGATGGGGAAGCTGCACTCCAAAAGGAAAAATAATACTAAATCCTGAGTTGATCAAAGCACCCAAAGGATGCATAGAATATGTCATTATTCATGAGCTATGCCATTTGGTTCACCCGGATCATTCTCCTGCTTTTTTCAGACTTCAATCCCGTTATATGCCTGATTGGGAAAAATGGAAGGAGAAGTTGGAGCGGATGATGGCTTAA
- a CDS encoding FRG domain-containing protein — protein MKQLYIECRLNQWSDIFTLNQRFLDQFVFRGQANENWPLSTSLERLINSLFPNLVDKAMIPHHEKEMLKEFKWKYPLYSQNSPDSTNNIEWLTIMQHYGAATRLLDFSKSLFVAIRMAIANNESNSAVWAINKNILTYSISDSFLREKYEKTGKGGGMSMDKEYQLSNEKANCVITDKSFDRELEKELLLINPEQCNERLSIQQGLFVMPTNIMVPFSHSLTYYLSSPTPTKLHFDDLSGYNIREIALLKITIAKELNYSVLKYLRQMNITPETLFPGLEGLGKSLNYPRISFNRDGD, from the coding sequence ATGAAACAATTATATATAGAATGTAGACTAAATCAGTGGTCTGATATTTTTACTTTAAATCAGAGATTTTTAGATCAATTTGTGTTTAGAGGTCAAGCTAATGAAAATTGGCCCTTATCTACCTCTCTTGAAAGACTTATCAATTCATTGTTCCCAAACTTGGTAGACAAAGCAATGATCCCACACCACGAAAAGGAAATGTTAAAAGAGTTTAAGTGGAAATATCCGCTTTATTCGCAGAATTCGCCGGATAGCACAAATAATATCGAGTGGTTAACTATTATGCAACATTACGGAGCGGCAACTAGGCTCTTGGACTTTTCTAAGTCTCTATTTGTGGCAATAAGAATGGCTATCGCAAATAACGAAAGTAATTCTGCCGTATGGGCTATAAACAAAAATATTTTGACATACAGTATCTCAGATAGTTTTTTGCGAGAAAAATATGAAAAAACGGGGAAAGGTGGAGGTATGAGTATGGATAAAGAGTATCAGCTTAGTAATGAAAAAGCAAACTGTGTAATTACTGACAAAAGTTTCGATAGGGAATTGGAAAAGGAGTTGCTGTTGATAAACCCGGAACAATGTAATGAACGCTTATCTATTCAGCAGGGATTATTTGTTATGCCTACAAACATAATGGTTCCGTTTTCTCATTCATTAACGTACTATTTGTCCTCACCAACCCCTACAAAATTACATTTTGATGACTTGTCAGGATACAACATAAGGGAAATCGCCCTATTAAAGATTACAATAGCTAAGGAATTGAATTATAGTGTACTGAAATATTTAAGACAAATGAATATTACTCCAGAAACTTTATTTCCTGGCTTAGAGGGATTGGGGAAATCTCTAAATTATCCGAGAATTAGTTTTAATAGAGATGGTGATTAG
- a CDS encoding SAVED domain-containing protein, translating to MSISYISATTKYILWGKAAGRCQYRGCNKPLFVDALTKSEFNQSYIAHIVADVPGGPRGDVVRSDLLKKDITNLMLMCDEHHRLIDKKDVAGHPEPLLLQMKKEHEDRIEKVASINPNMHSHIVTYRANVGVHTPVISYESVREFLLPSYYPAQSQAIDLSLSNSPQRDRNSSFWQTELENLETQFNEQLRPKFRKGEISHLSIFALAPIPLLIKLGTLINDIQNAEIHQPVRGPNTWNLNSDSSDFQYHINENLQSPEFVALAISFSGTIDNQRIIRVLGEGCSIYTLTIEEPFNDFLKSKKQLQLLSIEIRLLFDRIKTRFGSQKTLHVFPAMPVATAIEFGRVWMPKADMPLNIYDENTANGGFSLAIQIKN from the coding sequence ATGAGTATATCCTATATTTCAGCGACAACAAAATACATTCTATGGGGCAAGGCAGCAGGAAGATGCCAATATAGAGGCTGCAACAAACCCTTGTTTGTTGATGCACTTACCAAAAGTGAGTTTAACCAATCATACATAGCCCATATTGTTGCAGACGTACCTGGCGGACCAAGAGGTGATGTGGTTCGATCTGACTTACTCAAAAAAGATATTACCAATTTGATGCTCATGTGTGACGAGCACCATAGGCTAATTGATAAAAAAGATGTCGCCGGACATCCTGAGCCATTGCTTCTGCAAATGAAAAAAGAGCATGAAGATAGAATTGAAAAAGTAGCTTCAATCAATCCAAATATGCATAGCCATATTGTGACCTATAGAGCCAATGTCGGCGTTCATACTCCAGTTATCTCCTACGAATCGGTTCGTGAATTTCTGCTCCCATCTTATTATCCTGCTCAATCGCAAGCGATTGATTTAAGCTTAAGTAATAGTCCGCAAAGAGATAGGAATTCGAGTTTTTGGCAGACTGAATTAGAGAATTTGGAAACTCAATTCAATGAACAATTAAGGCCTAAGTTCAGAAAGGGGGAAATCAGTCATTTGTCTATTTTTGCCCTAGCTCCAATTCCTTTATTGATAAAACTGGGAACTTTAATCAATGATATTCAAAATGCGGAAATTCATCAACCAGTTAGAGGTCCAAATACTTGGAATTTAAATAGTGACTCTTCTGATTTCCAGTACCATATAAATGAGAATTTGCAAAGTCCTGAATTTGTGGCATTGGCAATTTCATTTAGCGGAACGATTGATAATCAAAGGATAATTAGAGTTTTGGGCGAAGGTTGCTCGATTTATACATTAACAATAGAGGAACCTTTTAACGATTTCTTGAAGTCAAAGAAGCAACTTCAGCTGCTCAGTATCGAAATAAGGTTGCTATTTGATAGAATTAAAACAAGGTTTGGTTCTCAAAAAACTCTACATGTATTTCCGGCAATGCCGGTTGCTACAGCCATTGAATTTGGCAGAGTTTGGATGCCTAAGGCTGATATGCCTTTGAACATCTATGATGAGAATACTGCTAATGGTGGATTTTCTTTAGCAATTCAAATAAAAAACTGA